A stretch of the Ammoniphilus sp. CFH 90114 genome encodes the following:
- a CDS encoding sporulation protein YjcZ, whose protein sequence is MGFPGYGFGYGYPGLGYGSGVGGFGVYPGYGFKGGYGAGYGLAGYGAGIGYVLVLYILLVIILRPGIGYK, encoded by the coding sequence ATGGGTTTTCCGGGATATGGATTCGGTTACGGCTACCCTGGCTTGGGGTATGGGTCCGGAGTTGGAGGTTTTGGCGTGTATCCAGGATATGGTTTTAAAGGAGGCTATGGTGCAGGATATGGTCTAGCAGGGTACGGTGCAGGAATAGGCTACGTCCTTGTGCTCTATATTTTGTTAGTCATCATTTTACGTCCAGGTATCGGATATAAATAG
- a CDS encoding diguanylate cyclase, whose protein sequence is MRNYVSNIFNEPRRLIASIITVLLACGLLLLLVMYDLNSELSGFVATGGTYLQKKIWILESLILFTLVCMIIFLFVLSYLLSHRSKQPIHQSVPKIIQHKETSIHQVATTISLILEEQKRIEEELRSKEEWLRTTLNSMPHAVLTTDGTGRVTYMNPMAEDMTGWRKDEAEGKPVTEVYLIRPEESNVELINPLQLAKEKAKEKIRQYILQSKLGRELWILCSIAPLRSGRGESLGVVIAFQDHTDQKQNEKQMSYEANFDELTGLPNRRHLQKKFQGLISANLYNNRNIAIMFLDLDRFKSVNDSFGHEMGDSLLKSVAIRLQNIISKEDFISRLAGDEFVIILHDITKPQAVGVAQRILDTMKEPFSLRGKNLMITPSIGISLYPEHGTQLDELLDRADHAMYIAKRNGKNNYHVYENPEKISS, encoded by the coding sequence ATGAGAAATTACGTAAGCAACATTTTCAATGAGCCCAGGAGACTCATCGCATCGATCATAACCGTTCTCCTAGCATGTGGGCTATTATTACTTCTTGTAATGTATGATTTGAATTCTGAATTGAGCGGATTCGTAGCGACCGGAGGGACCTACCTTCAGAAGAAAATTTGGATTCTAGAATCTCTTATTCTTTTTACTCTCGTGTGCATGATCATATTTCTTTTTGTCTTGTCTTACCTTCTCTCTCATCGCTCGAAACAACCTATCCATCAATCCGTACCTAAGATCATTCAGCACAAGGAAACTTCAATCCATCAGGTAGCAACGACAATATCGCTCATTCTTGAAGAACAAAAAAGGATCGAAGAGGAACTGCGCAGCAAAGAAGAATGGTTAAGAACCACACTAAACAGCATGCCTCATGCCGTTCTGACAACAGACGGCACTGGCCGGGTCACTTACATGAACCCAATGGCAGAAGACATGACAGGGTGGAGAAAGGATGAAGCAGAAGGGAAGCCCGTAACAGAGGTTTATCTGATACGCCCTGAAGAGAGTAACGTAGAATTGATTAATCCTTTGCAACTAGCTAAAGAGAAAGCAAAAGAAAAAATCCGTCAATATATATTGCAGTCCAAGCTTGGCAGGGAATTGTGGATCCTCTGCAGCATCGCCCCATTAAGAAGTGGACGTGGGGAGAGCCTTGGGGTTGTTATTGCTTTCCAGGATCATACCGATCAGAAACAAAATGAAAAACAAATGAGTTACGAAGCAAACTTTGATGAACTCACCGGTTTACCTAACCGAAGACACCTTCAGAAGAAATTCCAAGGATTGATTTCTGCTAATTTATACAATAATAGGAATATCGCCATTATGTTTCTTGATTTAGATCGCTTTAAGTCCGTTAACGATAGCTTCGGACACGAAATGGGGGACTCGCTACTAAAGTCTGTTGCCATACGACTACAGAACATCATTAGCAAGGAAGACTTCATTTCTCGACTAGCAGGGGATGAATTTGTCATTATCCTACATGATATCACCAAACCACAGGCAGTCGGTGTCGCCCAACGTATACTAGATACGATGAAAGAACCATTCAGCTTAAGAGGAAAGAATCTGATGATTACACCTAGTATAGGCATAAGCCTATATCCAGAGCACGGTACACAGTTAGATGAATTACTGGACCGTGCAGATCATGCGATGTACATAGCTAAAAGAAACGGAAAGAACAATTATCACGTCTATGAGAACCCGGAGAAAATAAGTTCCTAA
- the purT gene encoding formate-dependent phosphoribosylglycinamide formyltransferase, protein MYGSPFSPTAKKMMLLGSGELGKEVIIEAQRFGIETIAVDRYANAPAMQVAHRSHVIDMLDPEELYRLVHQEMPDFIVPEIEAIATSALVRLEGEGFNVVPTARATQLTMDREGIRRLAAEELQLPTARYEFANTLDELRDAVQKIGTPCVIKPIMSSSGKGQSVCRSLEDVEQSWNIAIEGSRGKSTRVIIEEFIHFDSEITLLTVRSATGTVFCPPIGHIQKDGDYVESWQPHVMTVEQIVESERIAKLVTDALNGYGVFGVELFIGKDKVYFSEVSPRPHDTGMVTMITQDLSEFALHVRAILGLPIPTIRLLSPGASYTLKAELEHKAFQINGISDALAIPDTQVRIFGKPETKVGRRMAVALSAANHVETARLQAKKAAQALSIQYGQD, encoded by the coding sequence ATGTACGGATCACCGTTTAGCCCAACAGCAAAAAAGATGATGCTCCTTGGTTCGGGGGAACTTGGTAAAGAAGTTATCATTGAAGCGCAGCGTTTCGGTATAGAAACGATTGCAGTAGACCGATATGCTAATGCCCCAGCGATGCAAGTAGCTCACCGTTCCCACGTCATTGATATGCTTGATCCTGAAGAACTCTACCGCCTGGTTCATCAAGAGATGCCAGACTTCATCGTCCCTGAAATTGAAGCTATCGCGACTTCTGCACTAGTCAGATTGGAAGGTGAAGGGTTTAATGTTGTTCCTACAGCACGAGCTACACAATTGACGATGGACCGAGAGGGGATCCGACGATTGGCTGCAGAAGAATTACAACTTCCCACAGCAAGATATGAATTTGCCAATACGCTGGATGAATTAAGAGATGCTGTCCAGAAAATAGGCACCCCTTGTGTGATAAAACCCATCATGAGTTCTTCCGGGAAGGGGCAAAGTGTTTGTCGCTCTCTAGAAGATGTTGAACAATCTTGGAACATCGCAATAGAAGGAAGCCGAGGAAAAAGCACTCGTGTGATCATTGAAGAGTTCATTCATTTCGACTCTGAGATTACGTTACTAACTGTTCGTTCAGCAACAGGCACAGTCTTCTGTCCTCCTATAGGGCATATTCAAAAGGACGGGGACTATGTTGAATCCTGGCAGCCTCATGTGATGACGGTAGAACAAATTGTGGAATCCGAACGGATTGCTAAATTAGTTACAGATGCTCTAAACGGTTATGGAGTATTTGGTGTCGAATTGTTTATTGGTAAAGATAAAGTTTACTTTAGCGAAGTTTCGCCACGCCCTCATGACACTGGCATGGTCACGATGATTACTCAGGATCTATCTGAATTTGCCCTTCATGTACGTGCGATATTAGGCCTTCCTATCCCGACCATTAGACTCCTGTCCCCAGGAGCGTCCTATACCCTGAAAGCAGAATTAGAACATAAAGCCTTTCAGATTAACGGAATAAGTGATGCACTTGCGATTCCAGACACTCAAGTTCGAATCTTCGGTAAACCAGAAACCAAAGTGGGCCGCAGAATGGCTGTCGCGCTAAGTGCAGCTAACCATGTTGAAACGGCTCGCCTCCAAGCAAAAAAAGCAGCGCAAGCCCTATCCATTCAATATGGCCAGGATTAA
- a CDS encoding spore germination protein → MPSLILGPVNINSNSGAVNFGDTLNVSPKSTAKAFSGSGGGNTGNFVVTNNGANATNTLDANVTDQPMTANA, encoded by the coding sequence TTGCCTTCTCTTATACTTGGTCCTGTGAACATCAACAGTAATTCAGGAGCAGTTAACTTCGGAGATACCTTGAATGTTTCTCCTAAGAGTACAGCTAAGGCCTTCTCTGGTTCTGGAGGAGGAAATACAGGGAATTTTGTAGTTACGAATAATGGAGCAAACGCAACGAATACACTGGATGCTAATGTGACAGATCAGCCGATGACTGCTAATGCCTAA
- the megL gene encoding methionine gamma-lyase, translating into MKEKEKKYGLNTLAIHAGYDKDKETGALALPIYQTSTFAFSSVEEGANRFAGVESGYIYSRLGNPTVAVFEEKVAALEKADAGLAFSSGMAAVSAVLLGLLRTGDHILCSKGLYGCTFGLLNLLKDRFGVEYSLCRMDGEASLLEALQPNTKVIYVETPINPTLELVDLSMISKMAKERGILTVVDNTFMSPYLQRPIELGCDIVLHSATKYIGGHGDVVAGVVVGPKDIMDNLRLTTQKDIGGILAPFDAYLLVRGLKTLGVRMDRHCSNAQEVAEYLSKHSKVNKVYYPGLPSFSQYDLATRQMEGYGGVISFELSGGFDAGVRMMNQVQLCKRAVSLGDVDTLIQHPASMTHSVIPIDERKAMGITEGLIRLSVGIEDVSDIIDDLEQALSKA; encoded by the coding sequence ATGAAAGAAAAAGAGAAGAAATATGGATTAAATACACTAGCCATACACGCTGGATATGATAAGGATAAAGAAACAGGAGCTCTCGCTCTTCCCATCTATCAGACCTCAACCTTTGCTTTTTCTTCTGTAGAAGAAGGAGCGAACCGTTTTGCAGGTGTTGAATCCGGTTATATTTATTCTCGCTTGGGAAATCCTACGGTCGCCGTATTTGAAGAAAAAGTAGCTGCCTTGGAAAAAGCAGATGCTGGCCTCGCTTTTTCTTCTGGTATGGCAGCCGTATCAGCCGTACTACTAGGACTTCTAAGGACAGGAGATCATATTTTATGCTCTAAGGGATTATATGGCTGTACCTTTGGATTGTTAAATTTATTAAAGGATCGTTTTGGAGTCGAGTATTCGCTATGCCGTATGGACGGAGAAGCCTCCCTGTTAGAAGCTTTACAGCCAAATACAAAAGTGATTTACGTAGAAACACCCATAAACCCTACTCTAGAACTCGTAGATCTGTCCATGATTTCTAAAATGGCCAAAGAGCGTGGTATCTTAACTGTAGTAGATAATACCTTTATGTCCCCTTACTTACAGAGGCCAATAGAGTTAGGTTGTGATATTGTCTTGCATAGCGCAACGAAGTATATAGGCGGTCATGGGGATGTGGTTGCCGGAGTTGTGGTGGGGCCTAAAGACATAATGGATAACCTGAGACTGACTACGCAGAAGGATATCGGCGGTATACTTGCCCCTTTTGACGCTTACCTGCTTGTACGTGGATTGAAGACATTGGGGGTTCGAATGGATCGACACTGTTCTAATGCTCAAGAAGTCGCTGAATACCTTTCAAAACATAGTAAAGTAAACAAGGTTTATTACCCGGGCCTGCCTTCCTTTTCCCAGTATGACTTAGCTACCAGACAGATGGAAGGCTATGGTGGGGTTATCAGTTTCGAATTGAGCGGTGGTTTTGATGCCGGAGTGCGTATGATGAATCAAGTTCAATTATGCAAGAGGGCGGTAAGTCTTGGAGATGTTGATACACTCATCCAACATCCTGCTTCCATGACTCATTCGGTAATACCTATCGATGAAAGGAAAGCTATGGGCATTACGGAGGGGTTAATTCGACTATCCGTGGGCATAGAAGATGTTTCTGATATTATCGATGATTTAGAGCAGGCTCTATCAAAGGCATAA
- a CDS encoding spore germination protein GerPE, giving the protein MTRISSVRSVNVLNVSNTSVFEIGDSVNIDAYSRVLALQRERSFFIGEEHDFIDYDVFSRPVPQPIVHETLELDSINQEPIISVDHLEVISVSTSGVLHIGSTERIRGETHVKHIRHLLR; this is encoded by the coding sequence GTGACTAGGATCTCCTCTGTGCGAAGTGTAAATGTACTGAATGTTTCTAATACATCTGTGTTTGAGATTGGGGATTCAGTTAATATCGATGCGTATAGCAGAGTCCTTGCACTACAGCGTGAAAGATCCTTTTTTATTGGGGAAGAACATGACTTTATTGATTATGATGTTTTCTCTCGCCCCGTGCCTCAGCCGATTGTGCACGAGACATTAGAGCTCGACTCTATAAATCAGGAACCGATAATTTCTGTTGATCATCTTGAGGTTATCAGCGTATCAACTTCAGGGGTATTACACATTGGATCAACGGAGAGAATACGCGGTGAGACCCATGTGAAGCATATTCGACATTTATTGCGATAG
- a CDS encoding spore germination protein yields MPAIVGTVNVNAIGASGVFNIGDVYNISPKSAVKTYAGAGSFVTGNNLKINNYHSVTNTNDNDVLDQNVTANI; encoded by the coding sequence ATGCCAGCTATTGTTGGAACCGTTAATGTTAACGCGATTGGAGCAAGCGGGGTTTTTAATATTGGCGATGTCTATAACATCTCCCCGAAGAGCGCCGTTAAAACATATGCTGGTGCTGGATCATTTGTGACGGGGAATAACTTGAAGATTAATAATTATCACAGTGTAACGAATACGAACGATAATGACGTCCTAGACCAAAATGTTACGGCCAATATATAG
- a CDS encoding stage VI sporulation protein F produces the protein MDINTIIKLVQSVPPDKLTDEKTLKKVLKAASKEAGKNFSDDEIDRFVKDFKNIAKGGSPLGLVSALLKTGVSKNQLTDIAKKLDKK, from the coding sequence ATGGACATTAACACGATCATAAAACTAGTGCAAAGTGTGCCCCCAGACAAATTAACGGATGAGAAAACACTGAAAAAAGTACTCAAAGCTGCTTCCAAAGAAGCTGGAAAGAATTTTTCTGATGATGAAATCGACCGTTTTGTTAAAGATTTTAAAAATATAGCCAAAGGTGGATCCCCTCTAGGTTTGGTATCAGCCTTACTCAAAACTGGTGTGTCCAAAAACCAACTAACCGACATTGCAAAAAAATTGGATAAAAAATAA
- a CDS encoding S1C family serine protease — MRRTAQKTYALSHPANDLVRVIDRVKHSVVSIRSYRTSEQRIGNPEHIGAGFVIRSQGYILTNQHVIHDTPTIKVNFINGKEVSASPVWMDKERDLCLLKVAGICTAKPLPLGSSQRTKLGEIVISIGNPLGLGHAITTGIISGKKRTIEDGEHIYRDLIQTDCAINPGNSGGPLINLNGEVIAINSFIARDYQRIGFAMGIDGIKKAISKFRFASK; from the coding sequence GTGCGAAGGACTGCACAGAAAACTTACGCTCTTTCTCACCCCGCAAACGATCTAGTAAGGGTGATTGATAGAGTTAAACATAGTGTTGTTTCAATCCGTAGTTATCGAACATCGGAGCAGCGTATCGGCAACCCAGAGCATATTGGGGCAGGTTTTGTCATTCGTTCTCAGGGGTATATCCTGACGAATCAACATGTTATTCATGATACTCCTACAATCAAAGTGAATTTTATTAACGGTAAGGAGGTTTCTGCATCTCCTGTGTGGATGGATAAAGAAAGAGATCTATGTTTGCTTAAAGTGGCTGGAATATGTACGGCCAAACCTCTCCCATTAGGTTCTTCACAGCGAACGAAGCTTGGAGAAATTGTCATCTCAATAGGCAATCCATTGGGCTTAGGTCATGCGATTACAACTGGGATTATTAGTGGAAAAAAACGGACTATAGAAGACGGTGAACATATCTATCGTGATCTAATTCAAACGGATTGTGCGATTAACCCTGGCAACAGCGGAGGGCCTCTGATTAATCTTAATGGTGAAGTTATTGCCATCAATTCATTTATTGCTAGAGACTATCAACGAATTGGATTCGCTATGGGAATCGATGGGATTAAAAAAGCAATCTCAAAGTTCAGATTTGCATCAAAATAA
- a CDS encoding N-acetyltransferase: MYSFISQVEDVLEQHHIHYSEQLEADHVTILTDQLMSDPGFSLDNKVLDLFIDEDNKILFIGLLRIPRENRRKNIGREIVKHIACWAEQNGYTLFLDSCGDSCYFWSKCGFTLIERRFDFDIMGFGTDRTYLKDRWKYGQLIFAETH, from the coding sequence ATGTACTCCTTTATATCACAAGTCGAAGATGTTCTTGAACAACATCACATCCATTATTCTGAACAACTTGAAGCCGATCACGTTACGATCCTAACCGATCAGCTAATGAGTGACCCTGGATTTTCTTTAGATAACAAAGTTCTGGATCTTTTTATCGATGAAGATAATAAGATTTTATTTATTGGTTTATTAAGAATACCCCGAGAGAATCGCCGTAAGAATATCGGGCGCGAAATCGTGAAACATATTGCTTGTTGGGCTGAGCAAAATGGCTATACGCTATTTTTGGATAGTTGCGGGGATAGCTGTTATTTTTGGTCCAAGTGCGGCTTCACTCTCATTGAGCGACGCTTCGATTTTGATATTATGGGTTTTGGTACCGACCGCACCTATCTGAAGGATAGATGGAAGTATGGTCAATTGATTTTTGCTGAGACGCATTAA
- a CDS encoding ankyrin repeat domain-containing protein — MSEDHLIELVRKNNIADLIGYLGTNINQRNTKGDTALLIATRLNNRTLVNHLINLGADFNQENQRGTTALTLAIFNGYMDIAKDLIFSGAKILTEKDKAGDSSHLVHTATYKANLRKIEKECNIKADRN, encoded by the coding sequence ATGAGCGAGGACCATCTGATCGAATTGGTGAGAAAAAATAACATTGCAGATCTAATAGGCTACTTGGGTACCAATATCAATCAGCGGAACACGAAGGGCGATACGGCTTTATTGATTGCAACTAGATTAAATAATCGAACACTTGTGAATCACTTAATTAATCTAGGAGCAGACTTTAATCAGGAAAACCAAAGAGGGACTACTGCCTTAACCCTAGCCATATTTAATGGTTATATGGATATCGCAAAAGATCTCATTTTTTCAGGAGCAAAAATTCTGACCGAGAAAGATAAGGCTGGTGATAGCTCTCATTTAGTTCATACAGCAACGTATAAGGCTAATCTAAGGAAGATTGAAAAAGAATGCAACATAAAGGCCGATCGTAATTGA
- a CDS encoding GntR family transcriptional regulator has product MPIPKDYLAPHRVSAKERALSELQRWIIDGTLQPGEKLNDMELAEALGLSRTPVREALQLLEVQGFIAMQPGKVTRVTTIEKGDILKIYPPLAALHALAAELAGPLMEPEQIQLLRKLNNEFGEMIKQQQLFKAMEIDEQFHDVIIEMANNPYIASFSATLQMHIRRFKYVLLQQPVSSTITSLDEHEAIIKAFENRWIDKASDAMRMNWLRPMKELSNLI; this is encoded by the coding sequence ATGCCTATTCCAAAAGATTATCTAGCACCTCATCGTGTTTCCGCAAAAGAACGTGCCTTATCCGAGTTACAACGGTGGATCATTGATGGGACGTTACAGCCAGGGGAAAAATTAAATGATATGGAATTAGCGGAAGCCTTAGGCCTTAGCCGCACACCGGTCCGAGAAGCTTTGCAGTTATTAGAAGTACAGGGATTCATTGCGATGCAGCCAGGAAAGGTAACCCGAGTAACAACCATCGAAAAAGGGGATATTCTTAAGATTTATCCACCATTAGCTGCCTTACACGCTCTTGCAGCTGAGCTGGCTGGACCGCTTATGGAACCAGAGCAAATTCAACTTCTACGTAAATTAAACAATGAATTCGGTGAAATGATTAAACAGCAGCAGTTATTTAAGGCTATGGAAATCGATGAACAATTTCATGATGTAATCATAGAAATGGCAAATAACCCTTATATCGCTTCATTCTCCGCTACATTACAGATGCATATTAGAAGATTTAAGTATGTATTATTACAGCAACCTGTATCGTCAACGATCACTTCGCTAGATGAGCATGAAGCTATTATTAAGGCTTTCGAAAATCGCTGGATTGACAAGGCATCAGACGCCATGCGTATGAATTGGCTGCGTCCGATGAAGGAATTAAGTAACCTTATCTAA
- a CDS encoding AMP-binding protein yields MTSLNTPSRVEPVYSLEELAVKTTARNRNLFHDLVHAADKYGHERVIIEDIEKAIRYKDLILGIYVLSNKLETLLQDQQKVGVFLPNSIGHVVTLFSLFRLGKTPAILNFTMGENSLKDCGEAADLKTILTSRKFLEKANLQGLVDSLAQSFTIVYLEDVRESLTIFNKFKGLIDSKFKRMASTTVNEVILFTSGSESKPKGVILTHDNIFANISQALNVIELNTEDRFFNPLPMFHSFGLTVGTLLPIISGMYSYSFPSPLHYKEIPSLVKTKAATALFGTSTFLEGYEKYAHDDDFRTIRYVIAGAERLKPQVQEKWQSRFGIHILEGYGTTEASPILSLNTPDYQKAGTVGKLLPLVDYFIEPVEGIKEGGKLLVKGPNLMKGYLLHNTGFVPRPEWYDTGDVVSVEDDGFVRILARLKRFAKIAGEMISLNHIEQIAATCFKRPEFFAVSVPDERRGERVILFTTYEQASEKELAQYVRSIKQSNILIPYKMIFIETVPVLGSGKTDYVTLTEMAKQIH; encoded by the coding sequence ATGACAAGTTTAAATACTCCCTCCCGGGTTGAACCCGTTTATAGCTTAGAAGAATTGGCTGTAAAAACAACAGCAAGAAATAGAAATCTATTTCATGACCTCGTGCATGCCGCTGATAAGTACGGTCATGAACGAGTCATCATAGAAGATATCGAAAAAGCCATTCGGTACAAAGACTTAATTTTAGGAATATATGTACTGAGCAACAAACTTGAGACTCTACTTCAAGATCAACAAAAGGTTGGAGTATTTCTTCCTAACTCTATTGGCCATGTCGTTACTTTATTTTCCTTATTCCGTCTGGGAAAGACACCCGCAATCCTTAACTTCACCATGGGGGAGAATAGCTTAAAAGACTGTGGAGAAGCCGCAGACCTAAAAACCATCCTGACTTCACGCAAATTCTTGGAGAAAGCCAACTTGCAAGGACTTGTCGATTCACTGGCACAATCCTTTACCATCGTTTATCTTGAAGATGTTAGAGAAAGCCTCACCATCTTCAATAAATTTAAAGGACTCATTGATTCCAAATTTAAGCGGATGGCGTCTACTACTGTCAATGAAGTCATCTTATTTACATCCGGTTCCGAGAGTAAGCCAAAAGGAGTCATTCTGACTCATGACAATATCTTTGCTAATATCTCACAAGCTCTCAATGTGATTGAGTTAAATACAGAGGACAGGTTCTTTAATCCTCTTCCCATGTTTCATAGCTTTGGTTTGACAGTTGGAACCCTACTCCCAATCATATCGGGAATGTACAGCTATTCTTTCCCAAGCCCTTTACATTATAAAGAAATCCCTAGTTTAGTTAAAACAAAAGCCGCAACGGCACTTTTTGGAACTTCAACATTTTTGGAAGGTTACGAAAAATATGCACACGATGATGATTTCCGTACAATAAGGTATGTCATTGCTGGGGCTGAAAGATTAAAACCACAAGTACAGGAAAAATGGCAAAGTCGTTTTGGGATCCACATCTTAGAAGGTTACGGAACCACGGAGGCCTCTCCGATCCTTTCATTAAACACCCCCGACTATCAAAAGGCAGGAACGGTGGGGAAGCTTCTTCCCCTTGTTGACTATTTTATTGAACCGGTAGAGGGCATTAAAGAAGGCGGGAAACTACTCGTTAAAGGGCCAAACCTTATGAAGGGCTACTTGCTTCATAATACGGGTTTTGTTCCACGTCCGGAATGGTATGACACCGGTGATGTGGTATCAGTAGAGGACGATGGTTTCGTAAGGATTCTTGCTCGACTAAAACGTTTTGCAAAAATTGCAGGTGAAATGATTTCCCTCAATCATATCGAACAAATAGCCGCAACCTGCTTTAAAAGACCAGAATTCTTCGCCGTAAGTGTACCTGACGAGCGAAGAGGGGAGCGAGTCATCTTATTTACCACCTACGAGCAAGCAAGTGAAAAGGAACTGGCTCAATATGTGAGATCGATCAAGCAGTCTAATATCCTCATCCCTTATAAAATGATCTTTATAGAGACGGTGCCCGTGCTAGGAAGCGGAAAAACAGACTATGTCACTTTAACGGAAATGGCCAAACAAATTCACTAG
- a CDS encoding spore gernimation protein GerPD, translated as MIMRVNNINLDVKHIKCGGIGSSSVFIIGDAEVITSSSIWDTPADSLIQDPQIPIVTGSTRLDSEN; from the coding sequence ATGATTATGAGGGTTAATAACATCAATCTTGACGTCAAACATATAAAATGTGGAGGAATAGGAAGTTCCTCTGTCTTTATTATTGGAGATGCGGAAGTCATTACATCTTCATCCATCTGGGACACACCAGCAGACTCTCTGATTCAAGATCCCCAAATACCGATAGTCACTGGATCAACTCGACTCGATTCGGAGAATTAA
- a CDS encoding spore germination protein GerPB, whose amino-acid sequence MNLFVSQNIVIHRLEVGGVTNSSVFQIGSAGIIKPLSNLYNTGGYTEAAPEAAPLDTPPQVFTPPTLIPATPFAPLATP is encoded by the coding sequence ATGAATTTGTTTGTCAGTCAAAACATTGTCATTCATCGGCTAGAGGTCGGAGGTGTAACGAATTCTTCTGTGTTTCAGATTGGGAGTGCCGGCATTATTAAACCTTTATCTAATCTCTATAACACAGGGGGGTATACAGAGGCCGCTCCGGAAGCCGCCCCACTTGATACCCCGCCCCAAGTTTTCACCCCACCGACCCTTATTCCTGCTACTCCCTTTGCTCCTTTGGCTACGCCCTAG
- the gerPC gene encoding spore germination protein GerPC has translation MIVNHYINYIYQMTHYLQYQQKKLEEMHQVVLKLQQDINDLKSKPQNVKNEYRFDLLKVESLQGTLNIGLTPNGNENSLGELAVNQSMDVASTEQKHPELFQGVQGKIKHYLNTDAAQSLKSLEKQYGYPLDDQYREFIINDVKKQVDQRILYYLHQIPSDRLNPESMENMEQITTQKVIQDINQTFAAFLNHLPKKEEK, from the coding sequence ATGATCGTGAATCATTACATTAATTATATTTATCAAATGACTCATTACTTGCAATATCAGCAAAAGAAATTGGAAGAGATGCATCAAGTTGTATTAAAACTCCAACAAGATATAAATGATCTAAAATCAAAACCTCAAAACGTAAAAAATGAGTATCGATTTGACTTGCTGAAGGTCGAAAGCCTACAAGGAACTTTAAATATTGGATTAACACCAAACGGCAACGAAAATTCACTTGGTGAGTTGGCTGTCAATCAGTCGATGGATGTTGCTTCTACAGAACAGAAGCATCCAGAGTTATTCCAAGGTGTACAGGGGAAGATTAAGCATTATTTAAACACAGATGCTGCCCAGTCGCTTAAAAGTTTGGAGAAGCAATATGGTTATCCCTTAGACGACCAATATCGAGAATTTATTATTAATGACGTAAAGAAACAAGTTGATCAAAGAATATTGTATTACTTGCATCAGATTCCATCGGATCGGTTGAACCCTGAGAGCATGGAGAATATGGAACAGATTACGACGCAAAAAGTGATTCAGGATATTAATCAAACTTTTGCGGCTTTCTTAAATCATTTACCAAAAAAGGAGGAAAAGTAA
- a CDS encoding CotD family spore coat protein, with product MRIVHPMRTCVRDVYHHCVVEHIHPSQTIYRHNYIVQHQHMFPHTERNVMGPVHQQHVVAPTAPIQRRNC from the coding sequence ATGAGAATTGTCCATCCCATGAGAACCTGTGTAAGAGATGTTTACCATCATTGTGTAGTCGAGCATATTCATCCGAGTCAAACCATCTATCGTCATAACTATATTGTTCAACATCAGCATATGTTCCCACACACCGAAAGAAATGTAATGGGTCCAGTACACCAACAACATGTGGTAGCTCCAACTGCTCCTATTCAAAGACGGAATTGCTAA
- a CDS encoding spore gernimation protein GerPD gives MRFSVVNGRTSVGGVAVTDVAASSILIIGDVRTVSLASTFETPAENLIVGVTVPLVTPIVTGAIAARD, from the coding sequence ATGCGATTTTCTGTAGTAAATGGAAGGACTTCTGTGGGTGGGGTTGCTGTTACTGACGTAGCGGCTTCTTCCATTCTTATTATAGGTGATGTAAGAACGGTTAGCTTGGCGAGTACGTTTGAAACTCCGGCAGAGAATTTAATCGTCGGTGTAACGGTTCCGTTAGTAACTCCCATAGTAACAGGAGCGATTGCTGCACGTGACTAG